Proteins encoded in a region of the Carassius auratus strain Wakin chromosome 21, ASM336829v1, whole genome shotgun sequence genome:
- the cast gene encoding calpastatin isoform X5 has product MKEAGERDSRKLVVQTFYPSNDSSSAMAYAAYWSSTRGDTSLQKANVPQTSRFQSQQVTPTPTSQVSSGKPAQYEKGATQSSTAAVTVKPGTAPAAPSGASSAGAAGGGGFTTTQKGPSQVTPQATVSKPTPAPSAKVPVVSSGTGPAGTTGVKATDPLKDKAQSTTIPSSKPGPAKVDPAVGKPSAPAGTQKQTSAQKVQVEVGSSGTKVSTEDVDPFDALSGTLPSSEPVAPKVPAFTGPEVKEEKKTPAGVPEKPKEVPKPISSDEALDSLSAGFVSSAPPAPKKTDVKTETVGAVDVRSAGISNFAPPPPSQKQPAPSQPAAVTKSPAPPADKKSRIETPAQPAKPKTDDTDVSLDALSALGDTLGAPEPPKKLPELKPGQIVDEKKQTSEKGVRVGERDDTLPPGYRFSEEELMKYPPPKKEPSINTDDALDFLSGGFSESVAAPVVKAPVPPSQEKKKPEAVPEKTKDVPKPKVDELSALDALACDFVAPAQSVPKVSSGAPKTVPPGPMQPPQTDEDAFSALGDTLGKPEPPKKEPELKPKDIVHEKDVTFKKGVRVGERDDTLPPGYRFSEEELKKYPPPEKEPSLDTTEALDILSGGFATPSEASAAKTPVCPASKPPAKPLDPASDFALDALADDFVAPSSASKVQSAVSGPPHADRQLSEGSSSALDALSDTLADIKGAPEPAPVPPKDVVKEKNIVEERVSKPGERDDTLPPEYRFTEEDRKAFLADKQKDVKPKKPSIDDTTALDMLSSDFSSVQPVKPSAPDAQHFTPEPQPPTFKASGPVFDELAEKVIPNLTDPKAKDSKPKGKGAKPKSKPKKQSVEDSSSTEKLPGKPSSDVVPSSSTKSGNR; this is encoded by the exons TCTCAGCAAGTCACACCCACCCCAACATCTCAGGTCTCCTCAGGGAAACCTGCACAATATGAG AAAGGAGCTACGCAGTCGTCTACAGCAGCTGTGACTGTCAAACCCGGCACCGCACCTGCAGCTCCTTCAGGAGCATCTTCTGCTGGAGCTGCAGGCGGTGGAGGCTTCACCACCACTCAGAAAGGACCTTCCCAAGTCACGCCACAG GCCACAGTCTCTAAACCCACACCTGCACCTTCTGCTAAAGTCCCAGTTGTGAGCTCTGGGACTGGACCTGCTGGAACGACAGGAGTGAAGGCCACAGACCCTCTGAAAGATAAGGCCCAG AGTACAACCATTCCCTCATCCAAACCGGGACCTGCTAAGGTGGATCCGGCTGTTGGGAAGCCCTCAGCCCCGGCCGGTACCCAAAAACAGACAAGCGCTCAAAAG GTGCAAGTAGAAGTGGGTTCTTCTGGAACTAAAGTCAGCACAGAG GATGTAGATCCGTTTGATGCCCTTTCTGGTACTCTACCATCATCAGAACCTGTGGCTCCAAAAGTCCCAGCATTCACTGGACCAGAGGTCAAAGAG GAAAAGAAAACGCCTGCCGGAGTTCCTGAGAAGCCTAAAGAAGTTCCCAAG CCAATAAGCTCAGACGAGGCGCTGGACTCCCTCTCAGCTGGATTTGTGTCTTCAGCTCCACCTGCTCCTAAGAAGACTGATGTG AAAACTGAAACAGTAGGAGCAGTCGATGTTCGTTCTGCAGGAATCTCCAACTTTGCTCCCCCTCCACCCTCTCAG AAACAGCCGGCACCATCTCAGCCTGCTGCTGTAACCAAATCCCCTGCTCCACCAGCTGACAAGAAATCCAGGATCGAGACCCCTGCACAACCCGCTAAACCAAAGACAGATGAC ACGGACGTGTCACTGGACGCTCTCAGTGCTTTGGGCGACACACTGGGCGCTCCAGAACCACCCAAAAAATTACCTGAACTCAAACCTGGGCAGATAGTTGAT GAGAAGAAACAGACATCAGAGAAGGGCGTTCGTGTTGGAGAGCGAGATGACACGCTCCCACCAGGTTACAGATTCTCAGAGGAAGAGCTCATGAAATATCCTCCTCCTAAGAAAGAG CCCTCAATAAACACAGATGATGCACTGGACTTTCTTTCTGGAGGTTTCTCAGAGTCTGTAGCAGCACCGGTGGTAAAGGCCCCTGTTCCTCCTTCACAG GAAAAGAAGAAACCTGAAGCAGTTCCTGAAAAGACTAAAGATGTTCCTAAG CCTAAAGTGGATGAATTGTCAGCTCTGGATGCTCTGGCTTGTGATTTTGTGGCTCCTGCACAGTCTGTGCCTAAG GTTTCTTCTGGTGCTCCTAAAACTGTCCCGCCAGGCCCTATGCAACCACCACAGACAGATGAG GACGCTTTCAGCGCTCTGGGTGACACATTGGGTAAACCAGAGCCACCCAAAAAAGAACCTGAACTCAAACCCAAGGACATCGTTCAT GAGAAGGATGTGACATTTAAAAAGGGAGTTCGTGTTGGAGAGCGAGACGACACGCTCCCACCAGGTTACAGATTCTCAGAGGAAGAGCTCAAGAAATATCCTCCTCCTGAGAAAGAG CCATCCTTAGACACTACTGAAGCTCTGGATATTCTGTCTGGTGGTTTTGCAACCCCCTCTGAAGCATCGGCTGCCAAGACCCCCGTCTGTCCTGCCTCTAAGCCTCCTGCTAAG CCTTTAGATCCTGCTTCCGATTTCGCTTTAGATGCTCTTGCAGATGATTTTGTCGCTCCTTCTTCTGCATCTAAAGTTCAGTCTGCCGTCTCTGGCCCCCCACATGCTGACAGACAG TTGTCAGAAGGTTCCTCATCAGCTTTGGATGCCCTCTCAGACACTTTAGCAGACATTAAAGGAGCCCCTGAGCCTGCCCCTGTCCCACCTAAAGACGTCGTTAAG GAAAAGAATATAGTGGAGGAAAGAGTGAGTAAACCAGGTGAGAGAGACGACACCCTTCCACCTGAGTATCGGTTCACAGAGGAAGACCGCAAG GCATTTCTAGCAGACAAGCAGAAAGATGTCAAACCGAAAAAG CCATCAATCGATGACACAACGGCCCTTGACATGCTGTCTAGTGATTTTTCTTCAGTACAACCCGTGAAGCCCTCAGCACCTGACGCCCAACACTTCACCCCTGAACCACAACCGCCAACATTTAAG gCATCAGGTCCAGTTTTTGACGAGCTGGCGGAAAAAGTTATTCCCAACCTGACTGACCCAAAAGCTAAAGACAGCAAACCAAAG GGAAAGGGTGCAAAACCAAAGTCTAAACCAAAG AAACAGTCAGTAGAAGATTCATCATCCACGGAGAAGCTGCCCGGTAAACCGAGCTCAGATGTGGTGCCTTCATCTTCCACAAAGAGCGGAAACAGATAG
- the cast gene encoding calpastatin isoform X10, with protein sequence MKEAGERDSRKLVVQTFYPSNDSSSAMAYAAYWSSTRGDTSLQKANVPQTSRFQSQQVTPTPTSQVSSGKPAQYEKGATQSSTAAVTVKPGTAPAAPSGASSAGAAGGGGFTTTQKGPSQVTPQVQVEVGSSGTKVSTEDVDPFDALSGTLPSSEPVAPKVPAFTGPEVKEPNVKAEKGVICGERDDTLPPGYRRADLEKKTPAGVPEKPKEVPKPISSDEALDSLSAGFVSSAPPAPKKTDVKTETVGAVDVRSAGISNFAPPPPSQKQPAPSQPAAVTKSPAPPADKKSRIETPAQPAKPKTDDTDVSLDALSALGDTLGAPEPPKKLPELKPGQIVDEKKQTSEKGVRVGERDDTLPPGYRFSEEELMKYPPPKKEPSINTDDALDFLSGGFSESVAAPVVKAPVPPSQEKKKPEAVPEKTKDVPKPKVDELSALDALACDFVAPAQSVPKVSSGAPKTVPPGPMQPPQTDEDAFSALGDTLGKPEPPKKEPELKPKDIVHEKDVTFKKGVRVGERDDTLPPGYRFSEEELKKYPPPEKEPSLDTTEALDILSGGFATPSEASAAKTPVCPASKPPAKPLDPASDFALDALADDFVAPSSASKVQSAVSGPPHADRQLSEGSSSALDALSDTLADIKGAPEPAPVPPKDVVKEKNIVEERVSKPGERDDTLPPEYRFTEEDRKAFLADKQKDVKPKKPSIDDTTALDMLSSDFSSVQPVKPSAPDAQHFTPEPQPPTFKASGPVFDELAEKVIPNLTDPKAKDSKPKGKGAKPKSKPKKQSVEDSSSTEKLPGKPSSDVVPSSSTKSGNR encoded by the exons TCTCAGCAAGTCACACCCACCCCAACATCTCAGGTCTCCTCAGGGAAACCTGCACAATATGAG AAAGGAGCTACGCAGTCGTCTACAGCAGCTGTGACTGTCAAACCCGGCACCGCACCTGCAGCTCCTTCAGGAGCATCTTCTGCTGGAGCTGCAGGCGGTGGAGGCTTCACCACCACTCAGAAAGGACCTTCCCAAGTCACGCCACAG GTGCAAGTAGAAGTGGGTTCTTCTGGAACTAAAGTCAGCACAGAG GATGTAGATCCGTTTGATGCCCTTTCTGGTACTCTACCATCATCAGAACCTGTGGCTCCAAAAGTCCCAGCATTCACTGGACCAGAGGTCAAAGAG CCAAATGTAAAGGCAGAGAAGGGTGTTATCTGTGGTGAGAGAGATGACACGTTGCCACCCGGATACAGACGAGCAGACCTG GAAAAGAAAACGCCTGCCGGAGTTCCTGAGAAGCCTAAAGAAGTTCCCAAG CCAATAAGCTCAGACGAGGCGCTGGACTCCCTCTCAGCTGGATTTGTGTCTTCAGCTCCACCTGCTCCTAAGAAGACTGATGTG AAAACTGAAACAGTAGGAGCAGTCGATGTTCGTTCTGCAGGAATCTCCAACTTTGCTCCCCCTCCACCCTCTCAG AAACAGCCGGCACCATCTCAGCCTGCTGCTGTAACCAAATCCCCTGCTCCACCAGCTGACAAGAAATCCAGGATCGAGACCCCTGCACAACCCGCTAAACCAAAGACAGATGAC ACGGACGTGTCACTGGACGCTCTCAGTGCTTTGGGCGACACACTGGGCGCTCCAGAACCACCCAAAAAATTACCTGAACTCAAACCTGGGCAGATAGTTGAT GAGAAGAAACAGACATCAGAGAAGGGCGTTCGTGTTGGAGAGCGAGATGACACGCTCCCACCAGGTTACAGATTCTCAGAGGAAGAGCTCATGAAATATCCTCCTCCTAAGAAAGAG CCCTCAATAAACACAGATGATGCACTGGACTTTCTTTCTGGAGGTTTCTCAGAGTCTGTAGCAGCACCGGTGGTAAAGGCCCCTGTTCCTCCTTCACAG GAAAAGAAGAAACCTGAAGCAGTTCCTGAAAAGACTAAAGATGTTCCTAAG CCTAAAGTGGATGAATTGTCAGCTCTGGATGCTCTGGCTTGTGATTTTGTGGCTCCTGCACAGTCTGTGCCTAAG GTTTCTTCTGGTGCTCCTAAAACTGTCCCGCCAGGCCCTATGCAACCACCACAGACAGATGAG GACGCTTTCAGCGCTCTGGGTGACACATTGGGTAAACCAGAGCCACCCAAAAAAGAACCTGAACTCAAACCCAAGGACATCGTTCAT GAGAAGGATGTGACATTTAAAAAGGGAGTTCGTGTTGGAGAGCGAGACGACACGCTCCCACCAGGTTACAGATTCTCAGAGGAAGAGCTCAAGAAATATCCTCCTCCTGAGAAAGAG CCATCCTTAGACACTACTGAAGCTCTGGATATTCTGTCTGGTGGTTTTGCAACCCCCTCTGAAGCATCGGCTGCCAAGACCCCCGTCTGTCCTGCCTCTAAGCCTCCTGCTAAG CCTTTAGATCCTGCTTCCGATTTCGCTTTAGATGCTCTTGCAGATGATTTTGTCGCTCCTTCTTCTGCATCTAAAGTTCAGTCTGCCGTCTCTGGCCCCCCACATGCTGACAGACAG TTGTCAGAAGGTTCCTCATCAGCTTTGGATGCCCTCTCAGACACTTTAGCAGACATTAAAGGAGCCCCTGAGCCTGCCCCTGTCCCACCTAAAGACGTCGTTAAG GAAAAGAATATAGTGGAGGAAAGAGTGAGTAAACCAGGTGAGAGAGACGACACCCTTCCACCTGAGTATCGGTTCACAGAGGAAGACCGCAAG GCATTTCTAGCAGACAAGCAGAAAGATGTCAAACCGAAAAAG CCATCAATCGATGACACAACGGCCCTTGACATGCTGTCTAGTGATTTTTCTTCAGTACAACCCGTGAAGCCCTCAGCACCTGACGCCCAACACTTCACCCCTGAACCACAACCGCCAACATTTAAG gCATCAGGTCCAGTTTTTGACGAGCTGGCGGAAAAAGTTATTCCCAACCTGACTGACCCAAAAGCTAAAGACAGCAAACCAAAG GGAAAGGGTGCAAAACCAAAGTCTAAACCAAAG AAACAGTCAGTAGAAGATTCATCATCCACGGAGAAGCTGCCCGGTAAACCGAGCTCAGATGTGGTGCCTTCATCTTCCACAAAGAGCGGAAACAGATAG
- the cast gene encoding calpastatin isoform X9: MSQQVTPTPTSQVSSGKPAQYEKGATQSSTAAVTVKPGTAPAAPSGASSAGAAGGGGFTTTQKGPSQVTPQATVSKPTPAPSAKVPVVSSGTGPAGTTGVKATDPLKDKAQSTTIPSSKPGPAKVDPAVGKPSAPAGTQKQTSAQKVQVEVGSSGTKVSTEDVDPFDALSGTLPSSEPVAPKVPAFTGPEVKEPNVKAEKGVICGERDDTLPPGYRRADLEKKTPAGVPEKPKEVPKPISSDEALDSLSAGFVSSAPPAPKKTDVKTETVGAVDVRSAGISNFAPPPPSQKQPAPSQPAAVTKSPAPPADKKSRIETPAQPAKPKTDDTDVSLDALSALGDTLGAPEPPKKLPELKPGQIVDEKKQTSEKGVRVGERDDTLPPGYRFSEEELMKYPPPKKEPSINTDDALDFLSGGFSESVAAPVVKAPVPPSQEKKKPEAVPEKTKDVPKPKVDELSALDALACDFVAPAQSVPKVSSGAPKTVPPGPMQPPQTDEDAFSALGDTLGKPEPPKKEPELKPKDIVHEKDVTFKKGVRVGERDDTLPPGYRFSEEELKKYPPPEKEPSLDTTEALDILSGGFATPSEASAAKTPVCPASKPPAKPLDPASDFALDALADDFVAPSSASKVQSAVSGPPHADRQLSEGSSSALDALSDTLADIKGAPEPAPVPPKDVVKEKNIVEERVSKPGERDDTLPPEYRFTEEDRKAFLADKQKDVKPKKPSIDDTTALDMLSSDFSSVQPVKPSAPDAQHFTPEPQPPTFKASGPVFDELAEKVIPNLTDPKAKDSKPKGKGAKPKSKPKKQSVEDSSSTEKLPGKPSSDVVPSSSTKSGNR, from the exons ATG TCTCAGCAAGTCACACCCACCCCAACATCTCAGGTCTCCTCAGGGAAACCTGCACAATATGAG AAAGGAGCTACGCAGTCGTCTACAGCAGCTGTGACTGTCAAACCCGGCACCGCACCTGCAGCTCCTTCAGGAGCATCTTCTGCTGGAGCTGCAGGCGGTGGAGGCTTCACCACCACTCAGAAAGGACCTTCCCAAGTCACGCCACAG GCCACAGTCTCTAAACCCACACCTGCACCTTCTGCTAAAGTCCCAGTTGTGAGCTCTGGGACTGGACCTGCTGGAACGACAGGAGTGAAGGCCACAGACCCTCTGAAAGATAAGGCCCAG AGTACAACCATTCCCTCATCCAAACCGGGACCTGCTAAGGTGGATCCGGCTGTTGGGAAGCCCTCAGCCCCGGCCGGTACCCAAAAACAGACAAGCGCTCAAAAG GTGCAAGTAGAAGTGGGTTCTTCTGGAACTAAAGTCAGCACAGAG GATGTAGATCCGTTTGATGCCCTTTCTGGTACTCTACCATCATCAGAACCTGTGGCTCCAAAAGTCCCAGCATTCACTGGACCAGAGGTCAAAGAG CCAAATGTAAAGGCAGAGAAGGGTGTTATCTGTGGTGAGAGAGATGACACGTTGCCACCCGGATACAGACGAGCAGACCTG GAAAAGAAAACGCCTGCCGGAGTTCCTGAGAAGCCTAAAGAAGTTCCCAAG CCAATAAGCTCAGACGAGGCGCTGGACTCCCTCTCAGCTGGATTTGTGTCTTCAGCTCCACCTGCTCCTAAGAAGACTGATGTG AAAACTGAAACAGTAGGAGCAGTCGATGTTCGTTCTGCAGGAATCTCCAACTTTGCTCCCCCTCCACCCTCTCAG AAACAGCCGGCACCATCTCAGCCTGCTGCTGTAACCAAATCCCCTGCTCCACCAGCTGACAAGAAATCCAGGATCGAGACCCCTGCACAACCCGCTAAACCAAAGACAGATGAC ACGGACGTGTCACTGGACGCTCTCAGTGCTTTGGGCGACACACTGGGCGCTCCAGAACCACCCAAAAAATTACCTGAACTCAAACCTGGGCAGATAGTTGAT GAGAAGAAACAGACATCAGAGAAGGGCGTTCGTGTTGGAGAGCGAGATGACACGCTCCCACCAGGTTACAGATTCTCAGAGGAAGAGCTCATGAAATATCCTCCTCCTAAGAAAGAG CCCTCAATAAACACAGATGATGCACTGGACTTTCTTTCTGGAGGTTTCTCAGAGTCTGTAGCAGCACCGGTGGTAAAGGCCCCTGTTCCTCCTTCACAG GAAAAGAAGAAACCTGAAGCAGTTCCTGAAAAGACTAAAGATGTTCCTAAG CCTAAAGTGGATGAATTGTCAGCTCTGGATGCTCTGGCTTGTGATTTTGTGGCTCCTGCACAGTCTGTGCCTAAG GTTTCTTCTGGTGCTCCTAAAACTGTCCCGCCAGGCCCTATGCAACCACCACAGACAGATGAG GACGCTTTCAGCGCTCTGGGTGACACATTGGGTAAACCAGAGCCACCCAAAAAAGAACCTGAACTCAAACCCAAGGACATCGTTCAT GAGAAGGATGTGACATTTAAAAAGGGAGTTCGTGTTGGAGAGCGAGACGACACGCTCCCACCAGGTTACAGATTCTCAGAGGAAGAGCTCAAGAAATATCCTCCTCCTGAGAAAGAG CCATCCTTAGACACTACTGAAGCTCTGGATATTCTGTCTGGTGGTTTTGCAACCCCCTCTGAAGCATCGGCTGCCAAGACCCCCGTCTGTCCTGCCTCTAAGCCTCCTGCTAAG CCTTTAGATCCTGCTTCCGATTTCGCTTTAGATGCTCTTGCAGATGATTTTGTCGCTCCTTCTTCTGCATCTAAAGTTCAGTCTGCCGTCTCTGGCCCCCCACATGCTGACAGACAG TTGTCAGAAGGTTCCTCATCAGCTTTGGATGCCCTCTCAGACACTTTAGCAGACATTAAAGGAGCCCCTGAGCCTGCCCCTGTCCCACCTAAAGACGTCGTTAAG GAAAAGAATATAGTGGAGGAAAGAGTGAGTAAACCAGGTGAGAGAGACGACACCCTTCCACCTGAGTATCGGTTCACAGAGGAAGACCGCAAG GCATTTCTAGCAGACAAGCAGAAAGATGTCAAACCGAAAAAG CCATCAATCGATGACACAACGGCCCTTGACATGCTGTCTAGTGATTTTTCTTCAGTACAACCCGTGAAGCCCTCAGCACCTGACGCCCAACACTTCACCCCTGAACCACAACCGCCAACATTTAAG gCATCAGGTCCAGTTTTTGACGAGCTGGCGGAAAAAGTTATTCCCAACCTGACTGACCCAAAAGCTAAAGACAGCAAACCAAAG GGAAAGGGTGCAAAACCAAAGTCTAAACCAAAG AAACAGTCAGTAGAAGATTCATCATCCACGGAGAAGCTGCCCGGTAAACCGAGCTCAGATGTGGTGCCTTCATCTTCCACAAAGAGCGGAAACAGATAG
- the cast gene encoding calpastatin isoform X14, which yields MGQILSWIRGTQDQPALQDVTVEQQSQQVTPTPTSQVSSGKPAQYEVQVEVGSSGTKVSTEDVDPFDALSGTLPSSEPVAPKVPAFTGPEVKEPNVKAEKGVICGERDDTLPPGYRRADLEKKTPAGVPEKPKEVPKPISSDEALDSLSAGFVSSAPPAPKKTDVKTETVGAVDVRSAGISNFAPPPPSQKQPAPSQPAAVTKSPAPPADKKSRIETPAQPAKPKTDDTDVSLDALSALGDTLGAPEPPKKLPELKPGQIVDEKKQTSEKGVRVGERDDTLPPGYRFSEEELMKYPPPKKEPSINTDDALDFLSGGFSESVAAPVVKAPVPPSQEKKKPEAVPEKTKDVPKPKVDELSALDALACDFVAPAQSVPKVSSGAPKTVPPGPMQPPQTDEDAFSALGDTLGKPEPPKKEPELKPKDIVHEKDVTFKKGVRVGERDDTLPPGYRFSEEELKKYPPPEKEPSLDTTEALDILSGGFATPSEASAAKTPVCPASKPPAKPLDPASDFALDALADDFVAPSSASKVQSAVSGPPHADRQLSEGSSSALDALSDTLADIKGAPEPAPVPPKDVVKEKNIVEERVSKPGERDDTLPPEYRFTEEDRKAFLADKQKDVKPKKPSIDDTTALDMLSSDFSSVQPVKPSAPDAQHFTPEPQPPTFKASGPVFDELAEKVIPNLTDPKAKDSKPKGKGAKPKSKPKKQSVEDSSSTEKLPGKPSSDVVPSSSTKSGNR from the exons ATGGGCCAGATCTTGAGCTGGATCCGCGGCACACAGGACCAACCTGCCCTGCAGGACGTCACTGTCGAGCAACAG TCTCAGCAAGTCACACCCACCCCAACATCTCAGGTCTCCTCAGGGAAACCTGCACAATATGAG GTGCAAGTAGAAGTGGGTTCTTCTGGAACTAAAGTCAGCACAGAG GATGTAGATCCGTTTGATGCCCTTTCTGGTACTCTACCATCATCAGAACCTGTGGCTCCAAAAGTCCCAGCATTCACTGGACCAGAGGTCAAAGAG CCAAATGTAAAGGCAGAGAAGGGTGTTATCTGTGGTGAGAGAGATGACACGTTGCCACCCGGATACAGACGAGCAGACCTG GAAAAGAAAACGCCTGCCGGAGTTCCTGAGAAGCCTAAAGAAGTTCCCAAG CCAATAAGCTCAGACGAGGCGCTGGACTCCCTCTCAGCTGGATTTGTGTCTTCAGCTCCACCTGCTCCTAAGAAGACTGATGTG AAAACTGAAACAGTAGGAGCAGTCGATGTTCGTTCTGCAGGAATCTCCAACTTTGCTCCCCCTCCACCCTCTCAG AAACAGCCGGCACCATCTCAGCCTGCTGCTGTAACCAAATCCCCTGCTCCACCAGCTGACAAGAAATCCAGGATCGAGACCCCTGCACAACCCGCTAAACCAAAGACAGATGAC ACGGACGTGTCACTGGACGCTCTCAGTGCTTTGGGCGACACACTGGGCGCTCCAGAACCACCCAAAAAATTACCTGAACTCAAACCTGGGCAGATAGTTGAT GAGAAGAAACAGACATCAGAGAAGGGCGTTCGTGTTGGAGAGCGAGATGACACGCTCCCACCAGGTTACAGATTCTCAGAGGAAGAGCTCATGAAATATCCTCCTCCTAAGAAAGAG CCCTCAATAAACACAGATGATGCACTGGACTTTCTTTCTGGAGGTTTCTCAGAGTCTGTAGCAGCACCGGTGGTAAAGGCCCCTGTTCCTCCTTCACAG GAAAAGAAGAAACCTGAAGCAGTTCCTGAAAAGACTAAAGATGTTCCTAAG CCTAAAGTGGATGAATTGTCAGCTCTGGATGCTCTGGCTTGTGATTTTGTGGCTCCTGCACAGTCTGTGCCTAAG GTTTCTTCTGGTGCTCCTAAAACTGTCCCGCCAGGCCCTATGCAACCACCACAGACAGATGAG GACGCTTTCAGCGCTCTGGGTGACACATTGGGTAAACCAGAGCCACCCAAAAAAGAACCTGAACTCAAACCCAAGGACATCGTTCAT GAGAAGGATGTGACATTTAAAAAGGGAGTTCGTGTTGGAGAGCGAGACGACACGCTCCCACCAGGTTACAGATTCTCAGAGGAAGAGCTCAAGAAATATCCTCCTCCTGAGAAAGAG CCATCCTTAGACACTACTGAAGCTCTGGATATTCTGTCTGGTGGTTTTGCAACCCCCTCTGAAGCATCGGCTGCCAAGACCCCCGTCTGTCCTGCCTCTAAGCCTCCTGCTAAG CCTTTAGATCCTGCTTCCGATTTCGCTTTAGATGCTCTTGCAGATGATTTTGTCGCTCCTTCTTCTGCATCTAAAGTTCAGTCTGCCGTCTCTGGCCCCCCACATGCTGACAGACAG TTGTCAGAAGGTTCCTCATCAGCTTTGGATGCCCTCTCAGACACTTTAGCAGACATTAAAGGAGCCCCTGAGCCTGCCCCTGTCCCACCTAAAGACGTCGTTAAG GAAAAGAATATAGTGGAGGAAAGAGTGAGTAAACCAGGTGAGAGAGACGACACCCTTCCACCTGAGTATCGGTTCACAGAGGAAGACCGCAAG GCATTTCTAGCAGACAAGCAGAAAGATGTCAAACCGAAAAAG CCATCAATCGATGACACAACGGCCCTTGACATGCTGTCTAGTGATTTTTCTTCAGTACAACCCGTGAAGCCCTCAGCACCTGACGCCCAACACTTCACCCCTGAACCACAACCGCCAACATTTAAG gCATCAGGTCCAGTTTTTGACGAGCTGGCGGAAAAAGTTATTCCCAACCTGACTGACCCAAAAGCTAAAGACAGCAAACCAAAG GGAAAGGGTGCAAAACCAAAGTCTAAACCAAAG AAACAGTCAGTAGAAGATTCATCATCCACGGAGAAGCTGCCCGGTAAACCGAGCTCAGATGTGGTGCCTTCATCTTCCACAAAGAGCGGAAACAGATAG